One window of Bacteroidales bacterium genomic DNA carries:
- a CDS encoding retron St85 family RNA-directed DNA polymerase, which yields MKSNSELLRLLNLPVFSDEEELASLMHITPERIKMLSKFPHRYYKKYKIPKSNGKLREIRQPRKDLKAIQAWILRNILDKLSPTTFATAYIKNRNISDNVTPHSNNRHFVLLDLEDFFSSISIRRAAKVFLLIGYSKKAASILARLCTCDGSLPQGAVTSPSLSNLIAAKLDRRIAGYTSRRNIIYTRYADDITLSSNNPATLSLSLPRIIKIIKSEHLKPNMDKLRVLGPRKRCSITGLVKNNSEPEFGIGKKKKKQMRAVIHHFLFNLSKDDKYTNKASIIGWLNYLKSVDKESFEQMNNYWNQLIKKSNSV from the coding sequence ATGAAAAGTAACAGCGAACTTTTAAGATTATTGAATCTACCTGTGTTTTCCGATGAGGAAGAACTGGCATCTTTAATGCATATTACCCCAGAGCGGATTAAAATGCTCAGTAAATTTCCCCATAGATATTATAAAAAGTATAAAATACCAAAGTCGAATGGAAAACTTCGTGAAATAAGACAACCAAGGAAAGATTTAAAAGCGATTCAGGCTTGGATACTCAGAAATATTTTAGATAAACTTAGTCCTACTACATTTGCTACAGCTTATATTAAAAATAGGAATATTTCAGACAATGTAACTCCACATTCCAATAACAGGCATTTCGTATTATTGGATTTAGAAGATTTTTTTTCATCAATTTCTATTAGACGAGCAGCAAAAGTATTTTTGCTCATTGGTTATTCTAAAAAAGCTGCGTCTATTCTTGCGAGGCTTTGTACTTGCGATGGGAGTTTACCACAAGGTGCTGTTACTTCCCCTTCACTATCAAATTTAATTGCGGCAAAACTTGATAGAAGGATTGCAGGTTATACCTCGAGAAGAAATATTATATATACGAGGTATGCAGATGATATAACTTTGTCTTCAAATAATCCGGCTACACTTTCTCTATCCTTGCCGAGAATTATCAAGATTATTAAATCGGAACATCTTAAACCCAATATGGATAAGTTAAGAGTCTTAGGGCCAAGAAAGAGATGTTCAATAACTGGACTAGTAAAAAATAATTCTGAACCTGAATTTGGAATTGGCAAAAAGAAGAAAAAACAAATGAGGGCTGTGATACATCATTTTTTATTCAATTTGAGTAAAGATGATAAGTATACCAATAAAGCATCCATAATAGGTTGGCTGAATTATCTAAAAAGTGTTGATAAAGAATCTTTTGAACAAATGAATAATTATTGGAATCAATTGATAAAGAAATCGAATTCTGTTTGA